In one Parageobacillus genomosp. 1 genomic region, the following are encoded:
- a CDS encoding DAK2 domain-containing protein — MTIRTLDGRRFAEMVFQGAAHLSNNAKAVDALNVFPVPDGDTGTNMNLSMTSGAKEVKNNLSDHIGKVAGALAKGLLMGARGNSGVILSQLFRGFAKAVEAKKEINSVEFAAALEAGVNTAYKAVMKPVEGTILTVAKDAARRAAEVAKKERDIAVVMEEVVKEAKASLRRTPELLPVLKEVGVVDSGGQGLVYVYEGFLSELKGENVAERKSAEVSMEELVKAEHHKSAQSHIHTDEIEFGYCTEFMVRLEPEKLQKHPFSEDVFRQDLSRFGDSLLVIADDELVKVHIHSEQPGEVLTYGQQYGSLINIKIENMRQQHANIINEDRQTASDVEKPKQPEKYGIMTIAMGSGVAELFKSIGAHAVIEGGQTMNPSTEEIVKAIESINAEVVFVLPNNKNIIMTAEQAATVVSQKVVVIPSKTVPQGMAALLAFNPTLSEEQNEKAMTAALARVKTGQVTFAVRDTTIDGVEIEKDDYMGLADNKIIVAEKDKLSVTKQLLDVLIDEESEIVTMIYGEEATEEEVEAIVSYIEETYPDVEVEVHDGKQPLYPFIFSVE, encoded by the coding sequence GTGACAATTAGGACACTTGATGGAAGACGTTTTGCCGAAATGGTTTTTCAAGGGGCGGCGCATTTATCGAATAATGCAAAGGCCGTCGACGCGCTGAACGTCTTTCCAGTTCCAGACGGTGACACGGGCACAAATATGAACTTGTCGATGACTTCCGGTGCGAAGGAAGTAAAAAATAACCTTTCCGACCATATAGGCAAAGTCGCAGGCGCGCTGGCGAAAGGATTGCTGATGGGCGCACGTGGAAACTCGGGCGTCATTTTATCGCAATTGTTCCGCGGATTCGCCAAAGCGGTGGAAGCGAAAAAGGAAATTAACAGCGTCGAATTCGCTGCGGCGCTTGAAGCAGGTGTCAATACCGCTTATAAGGCGGTGATGAAGCCGGTTGAAGGAACGATTTTGACCGTGGCGAAAGATGCAGCAAGACGGGCGGCCGAAGTGGCGAAAAAAGAACGGGATATCGCTGTTGTCATGGAGGAAGTCGTGAAGGAAGCGAAAGCATCATTGCGGCGCACGCCGGAGTTGCTGCCGGTATTAAAAGAGGTAGGCGTTGTGGACAGCGGCGGTCAAGGCCTTGTTTACGTGTATGAAGGGTTTTTAAGCGAACTAAAAGGAGAAAACGTGGCCGAACGGAAATCGGCGGAAGTTTCGATGGAAGAATTGGTGAAAGCGGAACATCATAAAAGCGCGCAAAGCCATATTCATACCGATGAAATTGAGTTTGGCTACTGCACGGAATTTATGGTGCGGCTCGAGCCGGAAAAATTGCAGAAACATCCGTTCTCGGAAGATGTGTTTCGTCAAGATTTAAGCCGATTCGGCGATTCATTGCTCGTCATAGCAGATGACGAGCTCGTTAAAGTTCACATTCATTCCGAGCAGCCTGGCGAAGTATTGACATACGGACAGCAATACGGCAGCTTAATCAACATTAAAATTGAAAATATGCGCCAGCAGCACGCCAACATTATAAACGAAGACCGCCAGACCGCTTCCGATGTGGAAAAACCAAAACAGCCAGAAAAATACGGAATCATGACCATCGCAATGGGATCCGGCGTTGCTGAATTGTTTAAAAGCATCGGCGCTCACGCCGTCATTGAAGGCGGGCAAACGATGAACCCGAGCACGGAGGAAATCGTAAAGGCCATTGAAAGCATCAACGCGGAAGTCGTATTTGTGCTGCCAAATAATAAAAACATTATTATGACAGCAGAGCAAGCGGCGACGGTCGTCAGCCAAAAAGTGGTCGTCATTCCGTCGAAAACCGTTCCACAAGGCATGGCGGCACTGCTAGCGTTTAATCCGACGCTTTCCGAAGAGCAAAATGAAAAAGCGATGACTGCTGCTTTAGCGCGCGTGAAAACAGGGCAAGTAACGTTTGCCGTGCGCGATACTACCATCGACGGAGTAGAAATTGAAAAAGACGATTACATGGGGTTGGCGGACAATAAAATTATTGTCGCAGAAAAAGACAAGCTTTCCGTAACGAAGCAATTGCTTGATGTGTTAATCGATGAAGAAAGTGAAATCGTTACGATGATCTACGGGGAAGAGGCGACGGAAGAGGAAGTGGAAGCGATCGTTTCCTATATTGAGGAAACGTATCCGGACGTTGAAGTGGAAGTGCATGACGGAAAACAGCCGCTATATCCGTTTATCTTTTCTGTTGAATAA
- the sdaAB gene encoding L-serine ammonia-lyase, iron-sulfur-dependent subunit beta — MKYKSVFDIIGPVMIGPSSSHTAGAARIGRVARSLFGRKPKWAQISFYGSFAQTYKGHGTDVAIVGGLLDFDTFDERIPRSLEIAKEEGMEVVFHEEDAIPNHPNTARVRIGDEQGELELVGISIGGGKIEITELNGFELKLSGHHPALLIMHNDRYGTIAAVANVLAKYAINIGHMEVSRKEKGKEALMTIEVDQPLDDHVISELETLPHIIQVTKLVD; from the coding sequence ATGAAATATAAAAGCGTTTTCGATATTATTGGACCGGTTATGATCGGACCGTCGAGCTCCCATACAGCGGGAGCGGCGCGCATCGGGCGGGTGGCGCGCAGTTTATTTGGCAGAAAGCCAAAGTGGGCGCAAATTTCGTTTTATGGCTCGTTTGCGCAAACGTATAAAGGACATGGGACGGATGTCGCCATTGTCGGTGGCCTCCTTGATTTCGATACATTTGATGAACGAATTCCGCGTTCGCTTGAAATTGCGAAAGAAGAAGGAATGGAAGTCGTTTTTCACGAAGAAGATGCGATTCCGAATCACCCAAACACCGCACGGGTGCGGATTGGGGATGAACAGGGAGAGCTAGAGCTTGTTGGCATTTCGATCGGCGGCGGGAAAATTGAAATTACCGAACTCAATGGATTCGAGCTGAAATTGTCGGGCCATCATCCAGCACTTTTGATTATGCATAATGACCGGTACGGAACGATCGCCGCGGTAGCCAACGTGCTGGCAAAATATGCGATTAATATCGGACATATGGAAGTGTCGCGGAAAGAAAAAGGAAAAGAGGCGCTGATGACGATCGAGGTTGACCAACCGCTGGACGATCATGTGATCAGCGAGCTCGAAACATTGCCGCATATTATTCAAGTAACAAAGCTTGTCGACTAA
- the sdaAA gene encoding L-serine ammonia-lyase, iron-sulfur-dependent, subunit alpha, which translates to MFRNVAELVELAESQNIKIAEVMIRQEIEVTGRSREDIFAQMDKNLQVMEQAVEKGLAGVVSRSGLTGGSSVLLQQYISQGNFLSGETILDAVSKAMATNEVNAAMGVICATPTAGSAGVVPGTLFAVKEKLKPTREEMIEFLFTAGAFGYVVANNASISGAAGGCQAEVGSAAGMAAAALVELAGGTPSQAAEAMAIALKNMLGLVCDPVAGLVEVPCVKRNAMGAANAMVAADMALAGIKSRIPCDEVIEAMYRIGETMPTALKETAQGGLAATPTGRVLAAKIFGVSAK; encoded by the coding sequence ATGTTTCGCAACGTTGCAGAACTGGTCGAATTGGCGGAAAGCCAAAACATTAAAATTGCCGAAGTAATGATTCGCCAAGAAATCGAGGTGACGGGGAGAAGCCGTGAGGACATTTTCGCACAAATGGATAAAAATTTACAGGTAATGGAGCAGGCGGTGGAAAAAGGATTAGCCGGCGTCGTTTCGCGGTCGGGGCTGACCGGCGGGAGTTCAGTATTATTGCAGCAATATATTAGCCAAGGAAACTTTTTATCAGGAGAAACGATTTTAGATGCCGTCAGCAAAGCGATGGCCACGAACGAAGTGAACGCGGCGATGGGTGTGATTTGCGCGACGCCGACGGCGGGGTCGGCCGGAGTCGTTCCTGGTACGCTTTTTGCCGTAAAAGAGAAATTAAAACCGACGCGTGAGGAAATGATCGAATTTTTGTTTACCGCTGGCGCGTTCGGCTATGTAGTGGCCAATAACGCTTCGATTTCCGGCGCTGCTGGAGGCTGTCAGGCGGAAGTCGGCTCCGCTGCCGGAATGGCGGCGGCCGCGCTCGTTGAACTGGCCGGCGGAACGCCAAGCCAGGCGGCAGAAGCGATGGCGATTGCCTTAAAAAATATGTTAGGATTAGTATGTGACCCTGTTGCCGGTTTGGTGGAAGTGCCATGTGTGAAGCGAAACGCCATGGGGGCGGCAAATGCGATGGTGGCGGCGGATATGGCGCTTGCTGGCATTAAAAGCCGCATTCCGTGCGATGAGGTGATTGAAGCGATGTACCGCATCGGCGAAACGATGCCGACTGCATTAAAGGAAACTGCACAAGGGGGGTTAGCAGCAACGCCGACGGGCCGCGTCTTAGCGGCGAAAATTTTCGGCGTTTCCGCGAAATAA
- the recG gene encoding ATP-dependent DNA helicase RecG: MNRELQQPVTAIKGIGEETGAALEEMGITTIEQLLMHAPYRYEDYERKDLAEVRHDEKVTVEGKVHSEPSLTYYTKKKSRLAFRLLAGRYLITVVCFNRPYLKEKIAMGDTITVIGKWDQHRQTITAYEVKLGPLPQAKEIEPVYSVRGSLTVKGMRRFIKLALAQYGAAIGDPLPLSIRRAYRLISKQEAVRAIHFPRSHEELRQARRRLVYEEFLLFQLKIHALRKVAREYSQGIAHSFSKEKLDAFIGQLPFSLTNAQRRVIAEILADMRSPYRMNRLLQGDVGSGKTAVAAVVLYATVLSGYQGALMVPTEILAEQHARSLQQLFAATDVTVALLTSSVKGKKRREILEQLAVGDIDIMIGTHALIQEEVNFKKLGLVITDEQHRFGVEQRRILREKGQSPDVLMMTATPIPRTLAITAFGEMDVSVIDEMPAGRKKVKTYWVKHHMFERVLDFIEKEIQKGRQAYVICPLIEESEKLDVQNAIDVHSMLTHYYRGKYNIGLMHGRLSAEEKEEVMKAFSENRVQVLVSTTVVEVGVNVPNATVMVIYDAERFGLAQLHQLRGRVGRGDEQSYCILIADPKSEIGKERMRIMTETTDGFVLSEKDLELRGPGDFFGTKQSGMPEFQFGDIVHDYRILEVARSDAAKLIESKAFWHDEPYQCLRLYLQESGVLDGEKLD; encoded by the coding sequence GTGAATCGTGAGTTGCAACAGCCTGTAACAGCGATTAAAGGAATTGGCGAAGAGACAGGTGCGGCGCTCGAGGAAATGGGAATTACGACGATCGAGCAACTGCTTATGCATGCTCCATATCGCTATGAAGATTATGAACGAAAGGATTTGGCAGAGGTCCGGCATGACGAAAAAGTAACAGTCGAAGGGAAGGTTCATAGCGAGCCTTCTCTTACGTATTATACGAAAAAAAAATCGCGCCTAGCGTTTCGCCTTCTTGCCGGACGGTATTTAATCACGGTCGTTTGTTTCAACCGTCCTTATTTAAAAGAAAAAATCGCGATGGGCGATACGATAACAGTCATCGGCAAGTGGGATCAGCACCGCCAGACGATTACCGCTTATGAAGTGAAGCTTGGGCCGCTCCCGCAAGCAAAAGAAATAGAGCCGGTTTACTCCGTGCGCGGCTCGCTTACGGTGAAAGGAATGCGGCGCTTCATCAAGCTAGCACTTGCGCAATACGGCGCGGCGATCGGCGACCCGCTTCCGCTCTCTATAAGGCGCGCCTACCGGCTCATTTCAAAGCAAGAGGCGGTTCGCGCCATCCACTTCCCTCGTTCTCATGAAGAGTTAAGACAGGCGAGACGGCGATTGGTATATGAAGAATTTTTGCTGTTTCAATTAAAAATTCATGCGCTGCGCAAAGTAGCACGCGAATATTCGCAAGGAATCGCCCATTCGTTTTCCAAAGAGAAGCTAGACGCTTTTATAGGGCAGTTGCCATTTTCGCTAACGAATGCGCAGCGGCGCGTCATTGCGGAAATTCTCGCCGATATGCGCTCGCCGTACCGCATGAATCGCCTGCTTCAGGGGGATGTCGGTTCAGGAAAAACGGCCGTAGCCGCCGTCGTCTTATACGCCACTGTTCTTTCCGGCTACCAAGGGGCGCTGATGGTGCCTACGGAAATTTTGGCGGAACAGCACGCCCGCTCGCTGCAGCAGTTGTTCGCTGCCACCGATGTCACGGTTGCGCTGTTGACGAGTTCGGTGAAAGGAAAGAAACGAAGAGAAATTTTAGAGCAGCTCGCCGTCGGCGACATTGATATTATGATCGGCACCCATGCGCTTATTCAAGAAGAAGTGAATTTTAAGAAACTTGGTTTAGTCATTACCGATGAACAGCATCGGTTTGGTGTGGAACAGCGCCGCATTTTGCGCGAAAAAGGACAATCGCCCGATGTATTGATGATGACGGCCACTCCGATTCCGCGCACCCTCGCCATCACCGCGTTTGGCGAAATGGATGTGTCGGTGATTGATGAAATGCCGGCAGGAAGAAAAAAGGTGAAGACGTATTGGGTCAAACATCATATGTTCGAGCGGGTGCTTGATTTTATCGAAAAGGAAATTCAAAAGGGGCGGCAGGCTTATGTCATTTGTCCGCTGATTGAAGAATCGGAAAAGTTAGATGTGCAAAATGCGATTGATGTCCATAGCATGCTCACGCATTATTACAGAGGAAAATACAACATCGGACTGATGCACGGGCGGCTTTCCGCGGAAGAAAAAGAAGAAGTGATGAAGGCGTTTAGCGAAAACCGCGTGCAAGTGCTAGTTTCCACCACGGTCGTAGAAGTAGGTGTCAATGTGCCGAACGCCACCGTGATGGTCATTTATGATGCCGAACGCTTTGGCTTGGCGCAGCTCCACCAATTGCGAGGCCGGGTCGGCCGCGGCGACGAGCAGTCGTATTGTATTTTAATCGCCGACCCGAAATCGGAAATCGGAAAAGAGCGCATGCGCATTATGACGGAAACGACAGACGGATTTGTGCTGTCGGAAAAAGATTTAGAGCTGCGCGGCCCGGGCGATTTTTTTGGCACCAAACAAAGCGGCATGCCGGAGTTTCAATTTGGGGATATTGTGCACGATTATCGCATTTTAGAAGTCGCCCGCAGCGATGCGGCGAAACTGATTGAATCGAAAGCGTTTTGGCACGATGAGCCGTATCAATGCTTGCGCCTTTATTTGCAAGAGTCGGGCGTATTGGACGGCGAAAAATTAGATTAA
- the fapR gene encoding transcription factor FapR, whose product MRKSKRERQRLLQETIRENPFITDEELAEKFSVSVQTIRLDRLELSIPELRERIKHVAEQSLADKVRALPLEEVIGEIIDIEPDHSAISIFDVKTEHVFRRNRIARGHHLFAQANSLAVAVINDELALTAKANIRFTRQVKENERVVAKAKVVGKKENGRTIVEVNSYVGQELVFSGTFEMYRSNNEKRDGDSYEDRN is encoded by the coding sequence ATGAGAAAAAGCAAACGGGAGAGACAACGGCTTTTGCAAGAGACGATTCGCGAAAATCCGTTTATTACCGATGAAGAATTAGCAGAAAAATTTTCGGTCAGCGTCCAGACGATCCGTTTGGACCGGCTCGAGCTATCGATACCGGAGCTGCGCGAGCGGATCAAGCATGTTGCCGAGCAGTCGCTGGCAGATAAAGTAAGGGCGCTTCCGCTGGAGGAAGTGATTGGCGAAATTATTGATATCGAGCCAGATCATAGCGCGATTTCCATTTTTGATGTGAAAACGGAACATGTGTTTAGACGAAACCGCATTGCCCGCGGCCATCATTTGTTTGCCCAGGCCAACTCGCTTGCCGTTGCCGTCATCAACGATGAGCTTGCCTTGACGGCTAAAGCAAATATCCGCTTTACGAGACAAGTAAAAGAAAATGAACGGGTAGTTGCAAAAGCGAAAGTGGTCGGGAAAAAGGAGAATGGCCGGACGATCGTCGAAGTCAACAGCTATGTCGGGCAGGAGCTTGTTTTTTCCGGAACGTTTGAAATGTATCGTTCCAACAATGAGAAAAGGGATGGAGACAGCTATGAAGATCGCAATTGA
- the plsX gene encoding phosphate acyltransferase PlsX produces MKIAIDAMGGDHAPKEIVLGAIKAVQHFTDVHITLFGDEAQIRSHLTNDERITIIHTDEVIEATDEPVRAVRRKKNASMVLMAQEVKEGRADACISAGNTGALMAAGLFVVGRIAGIDRPALAPTLPTVGGEGFLFLDVGANVDARPEHLLQYALMGHVYAQKVRGISQPRIGLLNVGTEDQKGNDVAKRAFQLLKETNLHFIGNVEARDLLQGVADVVVTDGFTGNVALKTIEGTAMSVFSLLKQAMTSSLSSKLAAAVLKPKLVQLKKMMDYSEYGGAALFGLSAPVIKAHGSSDANAIFHAVRQAREMVANDIIATIKAAVEQNHS; encoded by the coding sequence ATGAAGATCGCAATTGATGCAATGGGAGGAGACCACGCTCCAAAAGAAATCGTGCTCGGGGCGATAAAAGCGGTGCAGCATTTCACCGATGTACATATTACGCTGTTTGGCGATGAAGCGCAAATTCGCTCGCACCTTACGAATGATGAACGAATTACGATCATTCACACCGATGAAGTGATTGAGGCGACCGATGAACCGGTGCGGGCGGTGAGAAGAAAGAAGAACGCGTCGATGGTGCTGATGGCGCAAGAAGTGAAAGAAGGGCGAGCCGACGCCTGCATCTCGGCTGGCAATACGGGCGCATTAATGGCGGCAGGGCTGTTTGTCGTCGGACGGATCGCCGGAATTGATCGGCCGGCGCTCGCTCCGACGCTTCCGACCGTCGGCGGTGAAGGATTTTTATTTTTAGATGTCGGCGCCAACGTCGATGCCCGTCCGGAACATTTGCTGCAGTATGCGTTAATGGGACATGTATACGCCCAAAAAGTAAGAGGCATCTCCCAGCCGCGCATTGGCTTGTTAAATGTGGGAACAGAAGATCAAAAAGGAAACGATGTCGCCAAACGCGCATTTCAGCTCCTAAAAGAAACGAACCTTCATTTTATCGGCAATGTCGAAGCGCGCGATTTATTGCAAGGTGTCGCTGATGTCGTCGTCACCGACGGGTTTACCGGCAACGTCGCGCTCAAAACGATCGAAGGCACGGCGATGTCTGTATTTTCACTGTTAAAGCAGGCGATGACAAGCAGTTTATCAAGCAAATTAGCGGCAGCCGTGTTAAAGCCGAAACTCGTTCAATTAAAAAAGATGATGGATTATTCCGAATATGGCGGAGCGGCGTTGTTTGGCTTAAGCGCTCCGGTGATTAAAGCGCACGGTTCGTCCGATGCCAACGCGATCTTTCACGCGGTGCGCCAGGCGCGGGAAATGGTGGCCAACGACATCATCGCTACCATCAAAGCGGCGGTTGAACAAAATCATTCGTAA
- the fabD gene encoding ACP S-malonyltransferase, with translation MGKIAFIFPGQGSQTVGMGKDIAESDANARALFQAADERLGFSLSSLIFEGPQETLTLTYNAQPALLTTSIALLEKVKEAGITADYVAGHSLGEYTALVAAGALSFADAVYAVRKRGEFMEEAVPAGEGTMAAVLGMDAAALEAVTNEVSAQGDPVQLANLNCPGQIVISGSKAGVEKAGQLAKERGAKRVIPLEVSGPFHSSLMKPAAGKLQEVLNGIAIHDAKIPVIANVTAEPVVKKEEISRLLIEQLYSPVRWEESVQTMIALGVDTFIEIGPGKVLSGLVKKIDRNVRVHAVNDLETLKSTVAAVKGE, from the coding sequence ATGGGGAAAATCGCTTTTATTTTTCCAGGACAAGGATCGCAAACGGTAGGCATGGGAAAAGATATTGCCGAAAGCGATGCCAATGCGCGGGCTCTGTTTCAAGCCGCCGATGAACGTTTAGGCTTTTCGCTTTCCTCGCTTATTTTCGAAGGCCCGCAGGAAACGCTGACGTTAACGTACAACGCCCAGCCGGCTTTATTGACGACAAGCATCGCCCTGCTTGAAAAAGTAAAAGAGGCAGGGATTACAGCCGATTATGTTGCCGGCCATAGTTTAGGAGAATATACAGCGCTGGTGGCGGCAGGTGCGCTTTCGTTTGCCGATGCGGTCTATGCGGTGCGAAAACGCGGCGAGTTTATGGAAGAAGCGGTGCCGGCCGGCGAAGGAACGATGGCGGCCGTATTAGGAATGGACGCCGCGGCGCTTGAAGCGGTGACAAACGAAGTATCAGCGCAAGGAGACCCAGTACAGTTGGCCAATTTAAACTGCCCGGGCCAGATTGTTATCTCCGGGTCGAAAGCAGGCGTGGAAAAAGCCGGTCAGCTGGCGAAAGAACGCGGCGCCAAACGGGTGATTCCGCTTGAGGTAAGCGGGCCGTTTCATTCGTCTTTAATGAAACCGGCAGCTGGCAAATTGCAAGAAGTGCTAAACGGCATTGCTATTCACGATGCGAAAATTCCGGTTATCGCCAATGTGACTGCGGAGCCGGTTGTGAAAAAAGAAGAGATTTCGCGCTTACTAATCGAGCAGTTATATTCCCCGGTACGTTGGGAAGAATCGGTGCAAACGATGATCGCTCTAGGAGTGGATACGTTTATTGAAATCGGTCCAGGGAAAGTGCTATCCGGGCTAGTGAAAAAAATTGACCGCAACGTGCGCGTGCATGCCGTCAATGATCTAGAAACACTGAAATCAACCGTTGCGGCAGTGAAAGGAGAATAA
- the fabG gene encoding 3-oxoacyl-[acyl-carrier-protein] reductase has protein sequence MLQGKVALVTGASRGIGRAIALELARQGAKVAVNYAGSEAKANEVVEEIKKMGQEAVAIQADVSSAEAVERMVKTVLEQFSRIDILVNNAGITRDNLLMRMKEEEWDQVINTNLKGVFHCIKAVTRPMMKQRYGRIVNIASIVGISGNPGQANYVAAKAGVIGLTKTAARELASRNITVNAVAPGFITTDMTDSLSDELKTEMLKQIPLARFGEPEDIAKVVAFLVSDAASYMTGQTLRVDGGMVM, from the coding sequence ATGTTGCAAGGAAAAGTAGCGCTTGTCACGGGAGCGTCGCGCGGCATCGGTCGGGCGATTGCGCTCGAACTTGCCCGCCAAGGGGCAAAAGTAGCCGTCAATTACGCCGGCAGCGAAGCAAAAGCGAATGAAGTGGTCGAAGAAATCAAAAAGATGGGCCAAGAGGCGGTGGCGATCCAAGCGGACGTTTCCAGCGCCGAAGCTGTCGAGCGTATGGTAAAAACGGTGCTAGAGCAGTTTAGCCGCATCGATATTTTAGTGAACAATGCCGGCATTACCCGCGATAATTTATTGATGCGCATGAAAGAGGAAGAATGGGATCAGGTGATTAATACGAACTTAAAAGGGGTATTTCATTGTATAAAGGCGGTGACACGGCCGATGATGAAACAGCGCTATGGCCGCATCGTCAACATCGCCTCCATCGTCGGCATTAGCGGCAATCCGGGACAAGCAAACTATGTCGCTGCTAAAGCAGGGGTCATCGGATTGACGAAAACGGCGGCACGGGAACTCGCCAGCCGCAACATTACGGTTAATGCCGTCGCCCCAGGGTTCATCACGACGGACATGACCGACAGTCTTAGCGACGAATTAAAAACGGAAATGTTAAAACAAATTCCGCTCGCTCGCTTCGGCGAGCCGGAAGACATCGCCAAAGTCGTTGCCTTTCTCGTATCGGATGCAGCCAGCTACATGACCGGACAAACGCTCCGTGTCGACGGCGGAATGGTAATGTAA
- a CDS encoding acyl carrier protein: MADVLERVTKIIVDRLGVEESQVTLDASFKDDLGADSLDIVELVMELEDEFNMEISDEEAEKIVTVGDAVNYIKSHM; encoded by the coding sequence ATGGCAGACGTATTAGAACGCGTAACAAAAATCATCGTAGACCGTCTAGGTGTCGAAGAATCGCAAGTAACGCTGGATGCATCTTTCAAAGATGATCTTGGCGCTGACTCCCTAGATATCGTTGAACTCGTAATGGAATTAGAAGATGAATTTAATATGGAAATTTCCGATGAAGAGGCGGAAAAAATTGTCACAGTAGGAGACGCTGTGAACTACATAAAAAGCCACATGTAA
- the rnc gene encoding ribonuclease III yields the protein MSKPKDKERTHEKRRAKFKELQEKIGIFFTNEKLLIQAFTHSSYVNEHRRRPQADNERLEFLGDAVLELTVSQYLFKKFPHMSEGELTKLRAAIVCEPSLVKFANALSFGELVLLGKGEELTGGRTRPALLADVFEAFIGALYLDQGMDAVVQFLGQTIFPKIDEGAFSHVMDFKSQLQELVQRDGIGVLEYTILEEKGPAHNKEFVSRVSLNGKELGIGVGKSKKEAEQHAAQMALETLRTPEKQ from the coding sequence ATGTCAAAACCAAAAGATAAAGAGCGAACCCATGAAAAAAGGAGAGCGAAATTTAAAGAGTTGCAGGAAAAAATTGGGATTTTTTTTACGAATGAAAAGCTTCTCATTCAGGCTTTTACTCATTCATCGTATGTGAATGAGCATCGGAGACGGCCGCAGGCAGACAACGAACGGCTCGAATTTTTGGGCGATGCGGTGCTTGAGCTTACCGTTTCGCAATATTTGTTTAAAAAGTTTCCGCATATGAGCGAAGGGGAACTAACGAAATTGCGGGCCGCGATTGTTTGTGAGCCTTCGCTTGTCAAGTTTGCCAACGCTTTGTCGTTCGGCGAGCTTGTTTTGCTAGGAAAAGGAGAAGAACTGACAGGCGGACGAACGAGACCGGCGCTGTTGGCAGATGTATTCGAGGCGTTTATCGGTGCGCTCTATTTAGACCAAGGAATGGATGCGGTCGTCCAATTTTTGGGACAAACGATTTTCCCGAAAATTGATGAAGGTGCTTTTTCTCATGTGATGGATTTTAAAAGCCAATTGCAGGAGCTTGTGCAGCGCGATGGCATCGGTGTGCTGGAATATACGATTTTAGAGGAAAAAGGTCCAGCGCATAATAAAGAATTTGTTTCGCGCGTTTCGCTAAATGGAAAGGAGCTTGGCATCGGCGTTGGCAAGTCGAAAAAAGAGGCCGAGCAGCATGCGGCGCAGATGGCGCTCGAAACATTAAGAACACCAGAGAAGCAATAA